A stretch of DNA from Paramisgurnus dabryanus chromosome 19, PD_genome_1.1, whole genome shotgun sequence:
aaatatgctaattttctagctcccctagagttaaacatttgattcttactgttttggaatccattcagctgatttccgggtctggcgctagcacttttagcataatccatagaatctgattagatcattagcatcgcgctaaaaaataaccaaagagttttgatatttttcctatttaaaacttgactcttctgtagttacatcttgTACTGAGatcgacagaaaattaaaagttgggattttctaggccgatatggctaggaactatactctcattttggtgtaataatcaaagactttgctgctgtaacatggctgcaggaggtgcaataaTATTACTCACTGcctaaaatagtcccctgcaattgaaagttaccaaggggactattttcaggcactgcatcatttcatttaaataagaaaaatatagaaaaaaagcGTTTttgcacaatgctaatggtctaatcagattcaatggattatgcttagCTATGCTAAAGTGGTAAtacgccagacccggagatcagctgaatggattccaaaacggtaaaaatcaaatgtttaattctagtggagctgaaaaattagcatattttcaaaaaagtggagtgtccctttaatctaACCTGAGAGGGTGCGTTAAAAGCAAACATAGTACAAATCTCTCCCCAGACACCACTTTTGGCTCCTACTGTATATGTTAAACACACTGAGCACTAACCTTAAAGAGAAGTTCCTTGGTATTCTTCGCACTGTAGCATAGGTGTGTACGTCCCGGTGTGTATCCACGACCATCGGAAGAGTGCCTGAGCAGATCTGCCGTATGCAGTAAGATGGAGTACAGAGGGTTAATTCCAACACCACCAGCTACCAGCAACAGGTCAAGCACAGGGTCAGAGGGTCGAGGGTCAAAGTAGAAATTACCACCAACCCTAACAGCTACTTCAGAGTCCACAGAGCACTAAAAACAGAGAGATATGCTTTAAACTACATGAACTTGTCTGAAAGCACGGTGTACACCTTTACTCACTCACTTTTGTATGAATCCAGTTTGCTGGAGGGTGTCGTGTGTATTTGACAGCAAGCTCAATCACGCCCTCTCTTTGCAGTAGACCAGGACTGGAGCATATGGAGAAGCCACCTACCGTATCCACACCTGGGATGAAGAAATCCACCCTGTGACAAACAGTGACACATTTGAATGCAAtctatttgcattatatttCCCAAATGCGTTATGCTGGAACTATATAACTAGTGTTAATGTAGTTCAACTGGAACAGTATTGTGTAAGCAGCGCAAAAGTCATTGATTCGATTCCCAGGAAACACATATACTGATGAAAAACAtacagcttgaatgcactgtcgAGTAAAagcaaaattatatttattaatgaGATAACTATTGGTGGATACAGCTAGTGTGTCACTGCTTACCTGTACAGTGAATACTCTCTATACAGGACTAGCAGAGTtaacttttaaaaaacaaaacaaatacataaatttCAAATGTTGATACAAGAACAGATTCTTCCCACACAGTAACTTACCAAGCACAAAATATGTTCAACATTGCTGAGGTCAACAATATTTATTCTAAATAAATACCGACACAGATTTTTAAAGATGCCACAAGTGTATGCAATGCAAGCTAACACATATGCTGAACCcatgcacatgcacacacacccaCCCACTCTCTTTGGCTCATGGCCCTCATGTTTTTCAGCAGAAACACAACATCATATGGTCTGGAGGAGTTTCTGCGCATACATCTGCATAAATCATCACCTGACTTCTTCACCTCGAAACTCAACAAATGCAACAAGCCAAATCACGAAGGCAAGCATAAGTGAGGAAAAAGTGTGAGGATAGGCTGACGTAAGCTTTATTCTGATTATTCTTGTGGTTTGTTCTCAAACTGAATGTGATAATTATCTGAAAGAAAAGCGCCATCTGCTGGATATTTAACAAAATTTCATGTTTTTATCCAACAAAtaattatttctttgtttattctTTACGCCATTCCAGCCTTTATGGCTATATTCACGGTGAGAACTGGTTAATTCATACACAAGTTAATCCAGACACAGGTTGGGGGATCTCTTTGGCATTTGGCAAATTTGGCATCTCTAATTTGCAATCCAACAAATAATTTGACTCACTACTTGGAAAATCTGTGCGTTTTAAACTCTTTTAAAGCATAAATCATTTAAGGTGATACTGTACATGTACATGATGTAATGATATTTAGCCAGACTGTCATAGTAACTAATAAAAATCTTTTGAATGTGCAATAGATTTGACACCAAGTCCATTTTAATtacatattaataataatatttgattGAGGTACAGTTTTTACCATTGTCCTGCACGGAAGCTGAAGTCCGGATGTGGTACCTCCAATCTCAGTCTCTTTACTGTATCAGATTCATTCACAATGTCACAAACACGTGCAGGGAAAAGTTCCTGGACACACACAATAACAGGGCATC
This window harbors:
- the oxnad1 gene encoding oxidoreductase NAD-binding domain-containing protein 1 → MSVPCLIRNLTRRFAGGSVFRPAGLFLCNVTRKMSSKRQTDHLERTANVCRQMELFPARVCDIVNESDTVKRLRLEVPHPDFSFRAGQWVDFFIPGVDTVGGFSICSSPGLLQREGVIELAVKYTRHPPANWIHTKCSVDSEVAVRVGGNFYFDPRPSDPVLDLLLVAGGVGINPLYSILLHTADLLRHSSDGRGYTPGRTHLCYSAKNTKELLFKNTIIDVCHELHEKVSCNFHITQQSSDIEQEIQPYAISERISEDVLKRHVDPERTLCYLCGPPPMIEKVSSDLQRIGLSEDKILFEKWW